The DNA window CTTTTTGTAATCGGTTGTCTCGTAGCCATGTCCTACGCTTTCAAATAAAGGACCAATATATAGAGCTGTACATCCCAGTTTCTGGATATGATCGATCCATGGAAGCAATGTGTTCAGTCGATGTACCGGTGTGCCGTAATCGTTCTGTGCCGGTGCTCCGGTCAGGCCAAGGGGATAAATATGATAAAAAACAGCTTCATTATACCAACTCATATGAATGCACCTCTATTTTCTAAAATTTGCAATTATTCATATTATTAAATCAATTGCATTTACTTTTTCTATCATAACACATATTTGATAGAAAATCCAGTGTTTTATATACCGGTCAGTATATAAATTTAATCGCACGAACAAAAAATTTGTTTTCCAAGATTTTTCGCTTATGTAAGATCGCTTTATGGACACTTTCCACTCTTGCACAGTTCCATTCTTGATGAGTAATCTTTATTTCTTAGCAGGCATTTTGACTTGCTGTTTGCGTAAAAAAATTCACCCTCGGACATTATTTTCCGAGAGTGAATTTTTTTACGTGAGCAACGAGCCAAAGTCTGTGCTTGCACGAGACCTCGGCGACTGCCGCGATAACTACGAGAAACTCGCGAAGCGTGTTTCTTGTAGTTTTATGCCATAATCGGTTTTAAAGCTTCTGCCAGTTTTTCTTTCTCAGCTTCAGCTTCTGCAAGATCTTTACCTAGTGTGGTGTAATAAATCTTGATCTTCGGTTCTGTTCCGGATGGACGAACGATAACGGTCTCGTTGTTATCCAGTTTGTAGATCAGAACATTCGCTGACGGAAGACCTGTCTCTTCCGGTTTCTCATAGTCCGTTACTTTGACAACTGTATGACCGGCAATATCCGTCAGAGGATTTTTGCGAAGTCCTTCCATGATGCCTGCCATGGTGTCCATACCGCTCAGACCAGGGAATTCGAAGCTGTCTACTTTGTTCAGGTAACGGCCGTATTCTTTATAGATCTCTTCCAATCTTGCTTTCAGAGAACTTCCGGTGCTTCTGTAATATGCTGCCATCTCACAGATCAGCATGGAAGCGATAACGGCATCTTTGTCACGAACATAAGGACCAGCCAGATAGCCGTAGCTCTCTTCAAAACCGAAGATGAAACGGTCAACTTCACCTGCTGCTTCCAGCTGTGCAATCTGATCACCGATCCATTTGAAACCGGTCAGAACGCTTCTCAGTTCTACACCGTAATGTTCTGCAACTGCATCTGCCAGCGGTGTGGATACGATAGATTTTACTGCTACCGGGTTCTGTGGCATCGTACCTTTTTCGATACGTCCTGCACAGATATAATCCAGAAGCAGAACACCAACTTCATTTCCACTGACCAGTTCATAAGAACCATCTGGGCACTTCATAGCGATACCGACACGGTCTGCATCCGGGTCGGTTGCGAGCATCAGGTCTGCGCCGGATTCTTTTGCAAGATTCAGTCCCAGTTCCAGTGCTGCAAAAATTTCCGGGTTCGGATAACTGCAGGTTGTAAAGTAACCGTTTGGATATTCCTGTTCCGGAACAATAGTAATATCGGTAATTCCGATGTCTTTGAGTACCTGTGTAACAGGAACCAGACCGGAACCATTTAACGGGCTGTATACCAGTTTCAGTCCAGCTGTTTTGCACAGACCCGGACGAACCTGTCTGGATTCGATTGCATCGTACAGGGCACGTTTGCAGTCATCACCTACGAAACGGATCAGACCTTCTTCCACACCTGCTGCAAAAGACATGTATTTTGCACCGGTCAGAACATCGGTTTTCTGGATCTCATCGTATACGATAGCAGCTGCATCGTCTGTCATCTGGCATCCGTCCGGACCGTATGCTTTATAACCATTGTACTTTGCAGGGTTATGAGAAGCAGTTACCATGATACCTGCATTACAGTTGTAATATCTGGTTGCGAAAGAAAGGGCCGGAACCGGCATCAGAGCATCATAGATTCTGACTTTGATTCCGTTGGCTGCCAATACACCTGCAGCAGTCTTTGCAAATACATCACTTTTCAGACGGCTGTCGTAGCTGATGGCTACAGTTTGTGTGCCGCCCTGTGTTTTTACCCAGTTGGCCAGTCCCTGTGTTGCCTGACGGACCACATAAATATTCATACGATTGGTACCTGCTCCCAGGACCCCACGAAGACCAGCAGTTCCGAATTTTAATGCGACCGCGAAACGTTCTTTGATCTCATCATCGTTTCCTTCGATTCTGGACAGTTCCGGGTTCAGATCGGCATCCTCAAGATCTGCTGCCAACCAGCGTTTGTATTCTTCCTGATACATTATTTACCACTCCTATTATCTATATTTTTGTCACT is part of the Blautia faecicola genome and encodes:
- a CDS encoding phospho-sugar mutase, coding for MYQEEYKRWLAADLEDADLNPELSRIEGNDDEIKERFAVALKFGTAGLRGVLGAGTNRMNIYVVRQATQGLANWVKTQGGTQTVAISYDSRLKSDVFAKTAAGVLAANGIKVRIYDALMPVPALSFATRYYNCNAGIMVTASHNPAKYNGYKAYGPDGCQMTDDAAAIVYDEIQKTDVLTGAKYMSFAAGVEEGLIRFVGDDCKRALYDAIESRQVRPGLCKTAGLKLVYSPLNGSGLVPVTQVLKDIGITDITIVPEQEYPNGYFTTCSYPNPEIFAALELGLNLAKESGADLMLATDPDADRVGIAMKCPDGSYELVSGNEVGVLLLDYICAGRIEKGTMPQNPVAVKSIVSTPLADAVAEHYGVELRSVLTGFKWIGDQIAQLEAAGEVDRFIFGFEESYGYLAGPYVRDKDAVIASMLICEMAAYYRSTGSSLKARLEEIYKEYGRYLNKVDSFEFPGLSGMDTMAGIMEGLRKNPLTDIAGHTVVKVTDYEKPEETGLPSANVLIYKLDNNETVIVRPSGTEPKIKIYYTTLGKDLAEAEAEKEKLAEALKPIMA